Proteins from one Fibrobacter sp. genomic window:
- a CDS encoding mechanosensitive ion channel family protein, with amino-acid sequence MKFAAAAAIYGLSVALIQLLLSPRFPRFRVIPWSDSTSTVFTGGAVFSLRYSLFVYIAYNLFLILQWKTLSSVLFNLYLITITILIPAFIYKFRKACSSSVVDYALRHGFLSSKTGSTVKFILSRFYLVLFLLMAALSTASIFNKQKLYSYLLQSTVKTLILFSGIAVSLFIWNFIYRRITSFISGNPYLGIYDVRARQILGKGGHCLILLSGLFGLVNIWGTDFMYIFKTDLPFWRTAIHIITIIAIAFAAVQVLNIIIMKFQKEAATRMISSDKSSPMEVEKRVSTLGSIFKRIVLISALLIAAMMIIDELGFDIKALLTGLGVVGVAIGFGAQNLVRDVISGLFVIFENRIRVGDVAIINGTAGLVEQVNLRTSVLRSFDGTVHVFPNGSITSLSNMTHKFSYYVFNIRVALKEDIDRVVSVLQEVGREAMENKICKEGILEPLEILGLDSFADSAVIIKARVKTLPIKQWVVGREMNRLIKKRFDEKGIEIPVPHTSVYFGEASKPVSLKFDGYSVSREEIRAILREVLAEQEENKAKGEEERDYREGVKS; translated from the coding sequence ATGAAATTTGCAGCGGCTGCAGCCATTTACGGTTTATCGGTTGCACTGATCCAGTTACTCTTATCTCCCCGTTTTCCCCGGTTCCGGGTTATCCCTTGGAGTGACTCCACCAGTACGGTCTTTACAGGAGGAGCTGTCTTTTCCCTGCGCTATTCTCTTTTTGTCTATATCGCATATAATCTATTTCTGATACTTCAATGGAAGACTCTCTCTTCCGTACTTTTCAATCTCTATTTGATTACAATAACAATCCTGATCCCGGCATTTATATACAAATTCAGAAAAGCCTGTTCATCATCTGTAGTAGATTATGCCCTCAGGCATGGTTTTCTCTCTTCCAAAACCGGTTCAACTGTGAAGTTTATTCTCTCCAGGTTCTACCTAGTCCTGTTTTTACTCATGGCAGCACTCAGTACAGCCTCAATATTTAACAAGCAAAAACTCTATTCATATCTTCTTCAGTCAACAGTAAAAACACTGATTCTGTTTTCAGGGATAGCAGTTTCGCTGTTTATCTGGAATTTTATTTACAGGAGAATCACCTCATTTATCTCAGGCAATCCTTACCTGGGTATTTATGATGTCCGTGCCAGACAGATTCTTGGGAAGGGAGGGCACTGCCTGATTCTGCTGTCGGGTTTGTTTGGCCTTGTCAATATCTGGGGAACAGACTTCATGTACATCTTTAAAACCGATCTCCCCTTTTGGCGAACAGCAATTCACATCATTACTATCATTGCCATTGCCTTCGCAGCGGTTCAGGTGCTTAACATCATAATAATGAAGTTTCAGAAAGAGGCTGCGACAAGGATGATTTCATCGGATAAAAGCAGCCCTATGGAGGTAGAGAAGCGGGTTTCTACTTTGGGCAGTATTTTCAAGAGAATCGTTCTGATATCTGCTCTGTTGATAGCAGCGATGATGATAATAGATGAACTGGGTTTTGACATAAAAGCGCTTCTGACCGGACTTGGCGTAGTAGGTGTGGCTATTGGTTTCGGGGCACAGAATCTGGTGCGTGATGTGATAAGCGGACTGTTTGTCATCTTTGAGAACCGCATAAGGGTGGGAGATGTAGCCATCATTAACGGCACGGCGGGGCTTGTGGAACAGGTCAATCTCCGCACATCGGTACTTAGAAGCTTTGATGGTACGGTGCATGTATTCCCCAATGGTTCTATCACGAGTCTTTCCAATATGACACACAAATTTTCATATTATGTTTTCAATATCAGAGTTGCTCTTAAGGAGGATATCGACAGGGTGGTCTCTGTGCTTCAGGAGGTCGGAAGAGAGGCGATGGAAAATAAAATCTGTAAAGAGGGAATTCTTGAGCCTCTGGAGATCCTGGGGTTGGACTCGTTTGCGGATTCAGCGGTGATAATAAAAGCGCGTGTAAAGACTCTCCCCATAAAGCAGTGGGTGGTAGGGAGGGAGATGAACCGTCTTATAAAGAAGCGATTTGACGAGAAGGGAATCGAGATCCCGGTTCCGCATACAAGTGTTTACTTTGGTGAGGCCAGCAAGCCGGTTTCACTGAAGTTTGATGGCTACTCTGTAAGCAGAGAGGAGATAAGGGCGATATTGCGGGAAGTGCTGGCAGAGCAGGAGGAGAATAAGGCAAAAGGAGAGGAAGAAAGAGATTACAGGGAAGGGGTAAAATCATGA
- a CDS encoding NmrA/HSCARG family protein, protein METADKIILVTGATGKQGGAVVKHLLADGWKVRALTRHPDHAEARALENSGVEVVKGDFDVPSTLDEALKGVYGVFSVQQPLDNGVDREIKEGKALADAAKSAGVKHFVYSSYGAADLQPGVPFIDSKWEIEEHIRKLGLNYTIFRPVFFMDNLLEPEIRDSVYNGVLPMALDSEMPLQLICVDDIGALVALAFKDPDKFMGEALEIAGDEITGNQMAEILSRSTGRKVEFQQTDIDKVREQGADFAMLFDWLNIQGFSADIAQCRKLYPGLKTFETWVSETGWHKAAA, encoded by the coding sequence ATGGAAACTGCAGACAAGATTATACTTGTGACAGGTGCTACCGGAAAACAGGGGGGAGCCGTGGTAAAGCATCTTCTGGCTGATGGATGGAAGGTGCGGGCATTGACCAGACATCCTGATCATGCTGAGGCGCGTGCGCTCGAGAATTCCGGGGTAGAGGTGGTTAAGGGTGACTTCGATGTGCCATCAACACTCGATGAAGCTCTGAAGGGGGTTTATGGTGTATTCAGCGTGCAGCAGCCGCTTGACAACGGGGTGGATCGGGAGATAAAGGAAGGGAAAGCCCTGGCAGATGCCGCAAAGAGTGCTGGAGTAAAGCACTTTGTGTACAGCAGTTATGGGGCAGCTGATCTGCAGCCGGGTGTTCCTTTTATTGACAGTAAATGGGAGATAGAGGAGCATATTCGAAAACTTGGATTGAACTATACAATTTTCAGACCGGTTTTCTTTATGGATAATCTGCTTGAGCCTGAGATCAGGGATTCAGTGTACAATGGAGTGCTTCCAATGGCACTTGACTCTGAGATGCCCCTGCAGCTTATCTGTGTCGATGATATCGGGGCATTAGTGGCGCTTGCTTTTAAGGATCCCGATAAATTTATGGGAGAAGCGCTGGAGATTGCTGGTGATGAGATCACCGGTAACCAGATGGCTGAAATCCTGAGCAGAAGCACAGGCAGGAAAGTGGAGTTTCAGCAGACAGATATTGACAAAGTCAGAGAGCAGGGTGCTGATTTCGCCATGCTTTTTGACTGGCTCAATATTCAGGGATTTTCAGCGGATATTGCTCAATGTCGTAAACTGTATCCGGGCCTGAAGACTTTTGAGACATGGGTATCGGAGACGGGATGGCACAAAGCAGCGGCGTGA
- a CDS encoding proline--tRNA ligase — MADKKVQNAISPTREQDYPEWYQQVIRAADLAENSPVRGCMVIKPWGYSIWENIQNVLDAKFKETGHKNAYFPLFIPKSFLEKEAQHVEGFAKECAVVTHHRLEAGPEGKLIPAGELEEPLIVRPTSETIIGEMFAKWVQSYRDLPLLINQWANVVRWEMRTRLFLRTAEFLWQEGHTAHSTSQEAVEETMRMLDIYADFAENYMAMPVIKGEKTEGERFPGAVSTYCIEAMMQDRKALQAGTSHFLGQNFSKASDIKFLDSTGKEEYAWTTSWGVSTRLIGGLIMTHGDDDGLIVPPKLAPSHLVILPMIHDESTAGNVIEYCESLAAELRDVLFDGRRIVVEVDKREGRGGEKVWSWIKKGIPLYLEIGPRDIASDSVFVGRRDKSRKERYSQKRSEFVAGISSLLQEIQDNLFQRARAYRDSHIRRIDSRDEFYEFFTPANPEKPEIHGGFAFSHWNGSEEVEQKVKNDLNVTIRCIPLDSPKEEGRCVISGEPSSRRVIFAKAY; from the coding sequence ATGGCTGATAAAAAAGTTCAGAATGCGATTTCTCCCACAAGGGAGCAGGATTATCCTGAGTGGTACCAGCAGGTAATACGTGCGGCGGATCTGGCGGAAAATTCCCCTGTGAGGGGCTGTATGGTTATAAAACCCTGGGGTTACAGTATCTGGGAGAATATTCAAAATGTCCTGGATGCCAAGTTCAAGGAAACCGGGCATAAAAATGCCTATTTTCCCCTGTTTATACCCAAGAGTTTTCTTGAAAAAGAGGCACAACACGTTGAGGGTTTTGCCAAAGAGTGTGCGGTTGTGACTCATCACCGCCTCGAGGCTGGTCCTGAGGGCAAGCTTATTCCTGCTGGAGAGCTGGAAGAGCCTCTGATTGTCCGTCCCACATCCGAGACTATCATTGGTGAGATGTTCGCCAAATGGGTACAATCCTATCGTGACCTGCCCCTGCTGATAAATCAGTGGGCAAATGTGGTCAGGTGGGAGATGCGTACAAGACTTTTTCTGAGGACTGCCGAGTTTTTATGGCAGGAGGGGCATACGGCTCACTCTACATCGCAGGAAGCGGTGGAGGAGACCATGAGAATGCTTGATATATACGCGGATTTCGCAGAAAACTATATGGCTATGCCTGTGATCAAAGGAGAAAAAACAGAGGGAGAGCGTTTCCCAGGTGCTGTTTCTACCTACTGTATCGAGGCAATGATGCAGGACAGGAAAGCGCTTCAGGCTGGGACATCCCATTTCCTGGGGCAGAATTTCTCCAAAGCATCGGATATAAAGTTCCTTGATTCCACCGGTAAAGAGGAGTATGCCTGGACCACATCGTGGGGAGTCTCCACACGGTTGATCGGGGGACTTATAATGACCCATGGTGACGATGATGGTCTGATTGTTCCTCCAAAGCTGGCACCATCTCATTTGGTAATTCTTCCAATGATACATGATGAATCTACCGCAGGAAATGTGATAGAATATTGTGAGAGTCTGGCAGCGGAACTGCGCGATGTTCTGTTTGACGGACGCAGGATCGTGGTGGAAGTAGATAAACGGGAAGGCAGGGGAGGAGAGAAAGTCTGGTCATGGATAAAGAAAGGTATTCCGCTTTATCTTGAAATCGGACCCAGAGATATCGCATCCGATTCGGTTTTTGTGGGAAGGCGTGATAAGAGCCGGAAAGAGAGATATTCTCAGAAACGCAGTGAATTTGTTGCAGGGATTTCATCTCTTCTTCAGGAAATACAGGACAATCTTTTTCAGAGGGCAAGGGCTTACCGGGACAGCCACATCAGGCGGATCGACAGCAGGGATGAGTTTTACGAGTTCTTTACACCTGCAAATCCGGAGAAGCCGGAGATCCATGGCGGATTCGCATTCAGTCACTGGAATGGTTCTGAAGAGGTGGAGCAGAAGGTTAAAAACGATCTTAACGTGACAATAAGGTGCATTCCACTGGATTCTCCAAAAGAGGAGGGAAGGTGTGTGATTAGCGGAGAACCATCTTCCAGGAGAGTCATTTTTGCAAAAGCTTACTGA